In one Corallococcus sp. EGB genomic region, the following are encoded:
- a CDS encoding amidohydrolase, whose amino-acid sequence MNDAAHPQPTPGPSTASGLKARARRVLAKLDAVLPDVDALYGDLHEHPELSGHEARTAAEVARRLESEGYEVSRDVGGHGVVGLMRNGDGPTVLLRGDMDALPVEERTGLPYASRARTEAGEPVMHACGHDVHTACLVGSAAVLARSRDAWRGTLMIVGQPAEETLQGAKAMLDAGLYARFGTPDAVLGQHSAPLPVGTFMHREGVAMMGSAHVRVRLFGRGAHGAQPELSVDPVVLGASVVLRLQTIVSRELSPLEAAVVTVGRFHAGTRANVIPEEAVLELTVRTEDDAVQARVLTAIERIAKGEAAAAGAPRPPQVEVLGRTPVNRNDPALLGRVRDAHAEWFGPKALVPGVLVTASEDFPFFAQGPGHPVPTAYWFVGITPRRAWEAAPGATPQEKVAHLPGPHSGHYAPDRAGSLRAGCESLTVAALACLHGEGGAGDP is encoded by the coding sequence ATGAATGACGCCGCCCATCCCCAGCCCACCCCGGGCCCATCCACGGCTTCGGGCCTCAAGGCCCGTGCTCGCCGCGTCCTTGCGAAACTGGACGCGGTGCTGCCGGACGTGGACGCGCTCTACGGAGACCTGCACGAACACCCGGAGCTGTCCGGCCACGAGGCCCGCACGGCCGCCGAGGTGGCGCGGCGGCTGGAGTCCGAGGGCTACGAGGTGAGCCGCGACGTGGGCGGCCACGGCGTGGTGGGCCTCATGCGCAACGGCGACGGGCCCACCGTGCTCCTGCGCGGGGACATGGACGCGCTCCCCGTGGAGGAGAGGACGGGACTGCCCTACGCGAGCCGCGCGCGGACGGAGGCTGGTGAGCCGGTGATGCATGCGTGCGGGCATGACGTCCACACCGCGTGCCTCGTGGGCTCGGCGGCGGTGCTGGCGCGCTCGCGCGACGCGTGGCGCGGCACGTTGATGATCGTGGGGCAGCCGGCGGAGGAGACCCTCCAGGGCGCGAAGGCGATGCTGGACGCCGGGCTCTATGCGCGCTTCGGCACGCCGGACGCCGTGCTGGGACAGCACTCTGCGCCGCTGCCGGTGGGCACCTTCATGCACCGTGAGGGCGTGGCGATGATGGGCTCCGCGCACGTGCGCGTCCGCCTCTTCGGCCGGGGCGCGCACGGGGCGCAGCCGGAGCTGTCCGTGGACCCAGTGGTGCTGGGGGCCAGCGTGGTGCTGCGCCTGCAGACCATCGTGTCGCGCGAGCTGTCGCCGCTGGAGGCGGCGGTGGTCACCGTGGGCCGGTTCCACGCGGGCACTCGCGCCAACGTGATTCCAGAGGAGGCCGTGCTGGAGCTGACGGTGCGCACGGAGGACGACGCGGTGCAGGCCCGCGTGCTCACCGCCATCGAGCGCATCGCGAAGGGCGAGGCCGCCGCGGCGGGGGCGCCCAGGCCGCCCCAGGTGGAGGTGCTGGGGCGCACGCCGGTGAACCGCAACGACCCGGCGCTCCTCGGCCGCGTGCGGGACGCGCACGCGGAATGGTTCGGGCCCAAGGCGCTGGTGCCGGGCGTGCTCGTCACCGCGAGCGAGGACTTCCCCTTCTTCGCCCAGGGCCCCGGGCACCCGGTGCCCACGGCGTACTGGTTCGTGGGCATCACGCCGCGGAGGGCCTGGGAGGCGGCGCCGGGCGCGACGCCCCAGGAGAAGGTGGCGCACCTGCCGGGGCCGCACTCGGGCCACTACGCTCCGGACCGGGCGGGTTCGCTGCGTGCCGGATGCGAGTCGCTCACCGTGGCGGCGCTGGCGTGCCTGCATGGAGAGGGCGGAGCCGGCGACCCTTGA
- a CDS encoding metallophosphoesterase — MRPVLLALLLLPALAGAGAPKAQDPSVFTGVERIVAVADVHGDVDALKEVLRMAGLIDAKDHWIGGKAHLVQTGDIPDRGDHTRDAFELLMRLETEARKSGGRVHPLLGNHELMNMRGDLRYVTPGEFASFADQSPTADAPGEPPGFHGHAAAYAADGRYGKWLRSHPAVIRINDTLFLHGGLAPTVPGATLDEVNRWVWQDLTPGQPPGGGVDPQGPVWFRGYAIDDEAKWDAGLTQVLERFGARRMVMGHTPSQDGRLSIRFGGRVIVIDTGLSTHYGRHLAALELRGDRLTALYPEGRVPLLPTPKAAAPTPRPEAKTGTR, encoded by the coding sequence GTGCGTCCCGTTCTCCTGGCCCTGCTGCTCCTGCCCGCGCTCGCGGGCGCTGGCGCCCCGAAGGCGCAGGACCCCTCTGTCTTCACGGGAGTGGAGCGCATCGTCGCCGTCGCGGACGTGCACGGCGACGTGGACGCGCTCAAGGAGGTCCTCCGGATGGCGGGCCTCATCGACGCGAAGGACCACTGGATTGGCGGCAAGGCGCACCTGGTGCAGACCGGGGACATCCCCGACCGGGGCGACCACACCCGCGACGCCTTCGAGCTGCTCATGCGCCTGGAGACCGAGGCGCGCAAGTCCGGCGGCCGCGTGCACCCGCTCCTGGGCAACCACGAGCTGATGAACATGCGCGGAGACCTGCGCTACGTCACGCCCGGCGAGTTCGCCTCCTTCGCGGATCAGTCGCCCACCGCCGATGCTCCCGGCGAGCCCCCGGGCTTCCACGGCCACGCCGCCGCCTATGCCGCGGACGGGCGCTACGGGAAGTGGCTGCGCTCGCATCCCGCCGTCATCCGCATCAACGACACGCTCTTCCTGCACGGCGGCCTGGCGCCCACGGTTCCGGGGGCCACGCTGGACGAGGTGAACCGCTGGGTGTGGCAGGACCTGACGCCGGGGCAGCCGCCGGGCGGCGGCGTGGACCCGCAGGGGCCGGTGTGGTTCCGCGGCTACGCCATCGACGATGAGGCGAAGTGGGACGCGGGCCTCACGCAGGTGCTCGAGCGCTTCGGCGCCCGCCGCATGGTGATGGGCCACACGCCGTCGCAGGACGGCCGGCTCTCCATCCGCTTCGGAGGCCGCGTCATCGTCATCGACACGGGCCTCAGCACCCACTACGGCCGCCACCTGGCCGCGCTGGAGCTTCGGGGGGACCGCCTCACGGCGCTCTACCCGGAAGGGCGGGTGCCATTGCTGCCCACACCGAAGGCCGCCGCGCCCACCCCGCGCCCCGAGGCGAAGACGGGCACCAGGTAG
- a CDS encoding YaiI/YqxD family protein, with protein sequence MRIWVDADACPGPVRDILLRAVQRVKVPAIFVANTPLALPRLAYVSTVQVGAGLDVADRHIATSAEAGDLAVTQDIPLAALLVPKGVVVMDPRGELFTPENIDERLSLRNFMQELRDGGVNTGGPGGFSAQDRQRFAATLDRELTRLAKPRG encoded by the coding sequence ATGCGAATCTGGGTCGATGCCGATGCCTGTCCGGGGCCCGTGCGGGACATCCTGCTGCGCGCCGTGCAGCGCGTGAAGGTGCCCGCCATCTTCGTGGCGAACACGCCCCTGGCGCTGCCGCGCCTGGCGTACGTGTCCACCGTGCAGGTGGGCGCGGGGCTGGACGTGGCGGACCGGCACATCGCCACCTCCGCCGAGGCCGGCGACCTGGCCGTCACGCAGGACATCCCGCTGGCCGCGCTGCTCGTCCCCAAGGGGGTGGTGGTGATGGATCCGCGAGGGGAGCTCTTCACGCCGGAGAACATCGACGAGCGGCTGTCCCTGCGGAACTTCATGCAGGAGCTGCGCGACGGCGGCGTGAACACCGGCGGCCCCGGCGGCTTCTCAGCTCAGGACCGCCAGCGCTTCGCGGCAACGCTGGACCGCGAGCTGACCCGGCTGGCGAAGCCGCGAGGATGA